The sequence below is a genomic window from Draconibacterium halophilum.
CAGTAGATCTAATTTTATCGAATCAGATTGGCGAAGTTTGGGGCGACTCTGATACAAAATTCGGGTTGGCCTTCGAACTGTTAACTGAAAAAGGCGAAGACAAAGGAGGATTAGGAAGCGCAGGAACTTTTCGTTGGGGCGGTTATTTTAATACCCAGTATTTTGCCGACCCTGAAGAAAACGTAATCGGTATAATCATGAAACAAACACAAGGTCCGGTTAGCGATGTTACCGGTTGGAAATTTCGCCAGCTGGTATTTCAAACGATTGATGATTAAGAATTGAGACGGAAAAACATATAAAAATGCCTCGCAGTTTTGCGAGGCTTTTTGTTTGGTTTTCTCTTGCATACATTATGCAAGGAATGATTCCAGCATCCAGATTTCTTTTTCAGTATGCCCAATCCAGTCGCTCATTATGGCGGCGGTACCTTCATCGTTATTTTCTCCGGCAACTTCCAGAATTTCGTTAAAGCTTTTCAGAAAATAACGCTGGCTTTTCAAAACACTTTCTACAGCCGGCTTGGCTTTCGAAACATTGGCTACCACATCCAATTTTGCTGTTTTGGTGTAATCCTCGAAAGTATGCAGTGGCTGACCTCCCAGCATTAGAATGCGCTCGGCAATTTCATCTACAACATCAGCTGCCTGGTTATAATACTCTTCAAATCGCGCATGCAATGCAAAGAACAATTGTCCTTTAATGTTCCAGTGCAAACCGCGTAGGTTCTGATAATGAATCTGATAATCTGCCAACAACTGATTTAATTTCTCTACTGTAATTTGATTTTTTGCTTTCATACTATGTGTATTTTAATTAATTAATTTTTCTCTATTCTTTCAACACTTCAAAGGTACTATTAGTGGTATTTATTATATTTATGGAACTATAATAAATGCTTATAATATGAATATTGCACAACTCGAATATTTGAAAGAATTGTATGTATGTGGTTCATTTTCGGTGGCTGCCGATCGGCTGGGAGTAACACAACCCGCATTAAGTTTGCAAATACAGAAACTGGAAGAGGAACTGGAATTTAAATTGATCGACCGCTCAAAGCGGCCATTTCAGTTTACCGAGGAGGGAAAGCTGTTTTACGAAAAGTCGCTGGAGATTTTAAAACAGATTGAGGCGCTGAAACAAATTTCGATTAATATTAGCGAGGAGGTGAGCGGGAATCTGAGAGTAGGAATAATTCCAACACTGGCGCCTTATGTGGTGCCACTTTTTATTCATCAGTTGGAGAAAACTTATCCGGCTTTGCAGCTGGAAATTTATGAGTTTAAAACTGAGGAGATTATAGATAAAATAAAAATGGGCGATATTGATTGCGGCATCATTTCCACACCGATTTCGGCAACAAATATTGCCATAACACCACTATTTTACGA
It includes:
- a CDS encoding Dps family protein, encoding MKAKNQITVEKLNQLLADYQIHYQNLRGLHWNIKGQLFFALHARFEEYYNQAADVVDEIAERILMLGGQPLHTFEDYTKTAKLDVVANVSKAKPAVESVLKSQRYFLKSFNEILEVAGENNDEGTAAIMSDWIGHTEKEIWMLESFLA
- a CDS encoding hydrogen peroxide-inducible genes activator, which encodes MNIAQLEYLKELYVCGSFSVAADRLGVTQPALSLQIQKLEEELEFKLIDRSKRPFQFTEEGKLFYEKSLEILKQIEALKQISINISEEVSGNLRVGIIPTLAPYVVPLFIHQLEKTYPALQLEIYEFKTEEIIDKIKMGDIDCGIISTPISATNIAITPLFYERFFAYLSEEHRLFDQNSIDIKSVKEGDIWYLEEGNCFQNQVNSICQLNPQKKNKQQLVYHSNSIESLRRIVEYKSGLTFIPELATINIPADQEELIKEIVPNQPVREISLITAKRFAKERQVNALKEVIKSSIPVRMLQQPKDGIVDTLL